A section of the Acanthopagrus latus isolate v.2019 chromosome 20, fAcaLat1.1, whole genome shotgun sequence genome encodes:
- the usp22 gene encoding ubiquitin carboxyl-terminal hydrolase 22 isoform X2, with amino-acid sequence MCQDYIYDKDMEQIAKEEQRKAWKLQGIGEKYSTWEPTKRELELLRHNPKRRRITSNCTIGLRGLINLGNTCFMNCIVQALTHTPLLRDFFLSDRHKCEMQSNSCLVCEMSQLFQEFYSGHRSPHIPFRLLHLVWTHARHLAGYEQQDAHEFLIAALDVLHRHCKDDNGKKANNPNHCNCIIDQIFTGGLQSDVTCQVCHGVSTTIDPFWDISLDLPGSSTPFWPLSPGGDGSALNGESHTTGATTLTDCLRRFTRPEHLGSSAKIKCSGCHSYQESTKQLTMKKLPIVACFHLKRFEHSAKLRRKITTYVSFPLELDMTPFMASSKESRMNGQYQQTVDPFNNDNKYSLFAVVNHQGTLESGHYTTFIRQHKDQWFKCDDAIITKASIKDVLDSEGYLLFYHKQFLEYE; translated from the exons ATGTGCCAAGACTACATCTATGACAAAGATATGGAGCAGATCGCcaaagaggaacagaggaaagCCTGGAAACTGCAAG ggaTAGGGGAGAAGTACTCGACATGGGAGCCCACCAAGAGGGAGCTGGAGCTTCTCCGCCACAACCCCAAGAGAAGGAGAATCACCTCCAACTGTACTATTG GCCTGCGAGGTTTGATAAACCTCGGCAACACGTGCTTCATGAACTGCATCGTCCAGGCGCTGACGCACACCCCACTGCTGCGCGACTTCTTCCTGTCCGACCGGCACAAATGCGAGATGCAGAGCAACTCCTGTTTGGTGTGTGAGATGTCACAACTCTTCCAGGAG TTCTACTCAGGCCATCGGTCGCCGCACATCCCCTTCCGTCTTCTCCATCTGGTGTGGACTCACGCCCGTCACCTGGCCGGCTACGAGCAGCAGGACGCCCACGAGTTCCTCATCGCGGCGCTGGACGTCCTGCACAGACACTGCAAAG ACGACAACGGGAAGAAAGCCAACAACCCCAACCACTGTAACTGCATCATCGACCAAATCTTCACAGGGGGCCTGCAGTCTGACGTCACCTGTCAAGTCTGCCA CGGCGTTTCGACAACCATAGACCCGTTCTGGGACATCAGCCTGGACTTGCCGGGCTCCTCCACCCCGTTCTGGCCCCTGAGCCCCGGAGGAGACGGCTCAGCACTTAACGGAGAGAGTCACACCACTGGAGCCACGACACTAACGGACTGTCTGCGCAG GTTCACCAGGCCGGAGCACCTCGGCAGCAGCGCTAAGATCAAGTGCAGCGGTTGCCATAGCTACCAGGAGTCCACCAAGCAGCTGACCATGAAGAAGCTGCCCATCGTGGCCTGCTTTCACCTCAAA aGGTTCGAACATTCGGCCAAACTGCGGCGGAAGATAACAACTTACGTCTCCTTCCCGTTGGAGCTGGACATGACCCCCTTCATGGCCTCCAG taaaGAAAGCAGGATGAACGGGCAGTACCAGCAGACCGTGGACCCCttcaacaatgacaacaa GTACAGTCTGTTTGCAGTGGTGAACCACCAGGGGACACTAGAGAGTGGCCATTACACCACCTTCATCCGCCAGCACAAGGATCAGTGGTTCAAATGCGACGATGCCATCATCACCAAGGCCAGCATCAAGGACGTCCTGGACAGCGAAGG GTACCTTTTGTTTTACCACAAACAGTTCCTGGAATATGAATAG